In the genome of Leptospira sanjuanensis, one region contains:
- a CDS encoding LIC20211 family lipoprotein, whose product MKAFQILSVFLISLILANCATSSAGIATSNIPVADRKYKVIGPVEGHKTWNTFDIAIVGVPLSEPPIDKVVTAMLTEKEADALINIRYWTDKYILLFLTINRLHINAEAIKFEDQNDQNGKKRR is encoded by the coding sequence GTGAAAGCTTTTCAAATTCTCTCCGTATTTTTGATTTCCCTGATTTTGGCGAACTGCGCGACTTCGTCGGCTGGAATCGCCACGAGTAATATTCCCGTCGCGGACCGTAAATACAAGGTGATCGGTCCGGTCGAAGGTCACAAAACTTGGAACACGTTCGACATCGCGATCGTGGGAGTTCCTCTTTCCGAACCTCCGATCGATAAGGTCGTTACCGCGATGTTGACCGAAAAAGAAGCGGACGCTCTCATCAACATCCGTTATTGGACGGATAAATACATTCTTCTTTTCCTCACCATCAACAGACTGCATATCAATGCGGAAGCGATCAAATTCGAGGATCAAAATGACCAGAACGGTAAAAAAAGAAGATAG
- a CDS encoding TonB-dependent receptor plug domain-containing protein, with protein MKMFERSTQRAVKFGKRIPFLFFVFLTIPMAEVFAEVSFRGRVFSRNKSAGEANITVRLSETKKFYQTDAEGYFQAVVPSPGTYTFRILRDTGMQEIRQEVGDTSETVVLYTDKASTAGGGVSKGGINVTGEREKQLMSRTKLRFEEIKRMPGTFGEPLRAIETIPGVVPVSAFGGGASNYVFRGADPNTNLYLYDDLPILYPFHFDGLTATINGNLIKSMDVYTGVLPANFNNALGGVIEIESPDKVERSQGNFLTSLWAASANYQTTFAGGKGYILGAVKVGYIDKTFETLGTMSGGSLLPDGVRLPRYTDSQVKMVYNFNDQHQISLYSLTAKDDFALNPPAKPQNDPTKDQLAAFAGGNLSAGQGYRTQAIRYTWRPIENFSNRITVISYDPFVDYNVSLGSIKGKQRASGAYNGIRQDAYWDPNKHFTLEFGSEVRFLNYKTTGSTIQQTDPNNPDPNPYDTASPDFRTVQDTNRARSKYYNAYTTMKFKFGGLLFEPGARYDYIPYIKNGALGPKAQLSYKFEGIGKGTTVFGGAGEHFNFPLSTQFSEESGNPHLKFQKAFKYGGGIDQQVTSDWQVKGEVFKQEFSNLIVDDPYITDFIGKNADQYGRVLQPYVLNKPLNYSNNGTGHSRGYEFVIRKTAAPGTRDWFGWISYTWSQTFRNSNIYKPDGIMAPVATGPEQRLLAQTYHNSKETLYNYDRTHIINMVFGWRFSQDWQFGARWSYLTSMPITPIVGDDGGKFSNPANNQTIWIPTSANNPYLADYTNTKRMADYHRLDIRIDRFLNYEWGYVNTFFEVINVYMRQNVAGQDFDVTRPYSATNPKPSQTFGTLTLPGGTVIPFFNIGIEVKF; from the coding sequence ATGAAGATGTTCGAACGATCCACACAACGAGCCGTCAAGTTTGGAAAACGGATTCCGTTTTTATTTTTCGTTTTTCTTACGATTCCGATGGCGGAGGTCTTTGCGGAAGTTTCCTTTCGAGGCCGCGTCTTTTCCCGCAATAAGAGCGCGGGAGAAGCGAACATTACCGTTCGTCTTTCGGAAACCAAGAAATTCTATCAGACCGATGCGGAAGGCTACTTTCAAGCGGTCGTCCCTTCTCCCGGAACGTATACGTTTCGGATTTTAAGAGACACGGGGATGCAGGAAATTCGGCAAGAGGTAGGAGATACTTCCGAAACCGTAGTTCTTTATACGGACAAGGCTTCTACAGCGGGCGGCGGAGTTTCCAAAGGCGGAATCAACGTTACGGGGGAACGGGAAAAACAACTCATGTCCCGTACCAAACTTCGCTTCGAAGAAATCAAACGGATGCCCGGTACATTCGGAGAACCTCTTCGTGCGATCGAAACGATTCCAGGCGTGGTTCCCGTTTCCGCGTTCGGCGGCGGTGCGAGCAACTATGTTTTCCGAGGCGCTGACCCCAATACGAACCTTTATCTCTACGACGATCTTCCGATTTTGTATCCGTTTCACTTCGACGGTTTGACCGCGACGATCAACGGAAACTTGATCAAGTCCATGGACGTTTACACGGGCGTTCTTCCCGCGAACTTCAACAACGCACTCGGGGGGGTGATCGAAATCGAATCTCCCGATAAGGTGGAACGTTCCCAGGGAAATTTTTTGACTTCTCTTTGGGCAGCTTCCGCGAACTACCAGACAACGTTTGCGGGAGGGAAAGGTTATATTCTCGGCGCGGTGAAAGTCGGTTATATCGACAAGACGTTCGAGACGTTAGGCACCATGTCGGGGGGAAGTCTTCTTCCTGACGGAGTTCGTCTGCCTCGCTACACCGATTCTCAAGTGAAGATGGTCTATAACTTCAACGATCAACATCAGATCTCGTTGTATTCTTTGACCGCAAAGGACGACTTTGCGCTCAATCCTCCCGCCAAACCGCAGAACGATCCTACCAAGGATCAGCTCGCGGCGTTTGCTGGTGGAAATCTTTCCGCAGGTCAGGGTTATCGCACGCAGGCGATTCGTTATACTTGGAGACCGATCGAAAACTTCTCCAATCGGATTACGGTCATCAGTTACGATCCGTTCGTGGATTACAACGTTTCCTTGGGTTCCATCAAAGGAAAGCAAAGGGCGAGCGGGGCTTACAACGGGATTCGTCAAGACGCGTATTGGGATCCGAACAAGCACTTTACGCTGGAGTTCGGTTCCGAAGTCCGTTTCTTGAATTACAAAACGACGGGAAGCACGATTCAACAAACCGATCCGAACAACCCCGACCCGAACCCGTATGACACGGCAAGTCCGGACTTTAGAACCGTACAAGATACGAACCGAGCGCGAAGCAAATACTACAACGCTTATACTACGATGAAGTTCAAGTTCGGCGGTTTGCTGTTCGAGCCGGGCGCGAGATACGATTACATTCCTTATATCAAAAACGGGGCTTTGGGTCCTAAGGCGCAACTTTCCTACAAGTTCGAGGGAATCGGAAAGGGAACCACCGTATTCGGAGGAGCGGGAGAACACTTTAACTTTCCGTTAAGTACTCAATTCTCCGAAGAAAGCGGAAACCCTCACCTGAAGTTTCAAAAGGCATTCAAATACGGCGGAGGGATCGATCAACAAGTCACTTCCGATTGGCAGGTCAAGGGAGAAGTATTCAAACAGGAATTCTCCAACCTGATCGTGGACGATCCGTACATCACCGATTTTATCGGAAAGAACGCGGATCAGTACGGAAGAGTATTGCAGCCGTACGTCTTGAACAAACCTCTGAATTATTCGAACAACGGAACGGGTCATTCCAGAGGATACGAATTCGTGATCCGTAAAACCGCGGCTCCCGGAACGAGGGATTGGTTCGGATGGATTTCCTACACTTGGTCGCAAACATTCAGAAATTCTAATATTTATAAGCCCGACGGAATCATGGCTCCCGTTGCGACCGGACCTGAACAAAGGCTTCTTGCGCAGACCTATCACAACTCGAAAGAAACCTTATACAACTACGACCGAACTCATATCATCAACATGGTTTTCGGTTGGAGATTCAGTCAGGATTGGCAGTTCGGAGCGAGATGGTCTTATCTGACTTCCATGCCGATCACTCCGATCGTCGGGGACGACGGCGGTAAATTTTCCAATCCGGCCAACAATCAAACGATTTGGATTCCGACCTCCGCGAACAACCCGTATCTCGCGGATTATACGAACACGAAACGTATGGCGGACTATCATCGATTGGACATTCGGATCGACCGATTCTTAAACTACGAATGGGGTTACGTAAATACGTTCTTCGAAGTGATCAACGTGTATATGAGGCAGAACGTCGCCGGACAAGACTTCGACGTTACGCGCCCTTACTCTGCGACCAACCCGAAACCGTCGCAGACGTTCGGAACGCTTACGCTTCCGGGCGGAACGGTCATTCCTTTCTTTAACATCGGGATCGAGGTGAAGTTCTAA
- a CDS encoding MotA/TolQ/ExbB proton channel family protein: protein MTMYLVEYGETFIFIVMLVASIVALAVGTERILIFRRSLRNTDAILPILTSEIRKGDFSAVKTVASENPGNIYAKFSQFSAEQYEVGHDALSELQEGRIIGERVELENHLPILNTLGNNAPFIGLLGTVLGVIKAFYGLGTLGSTGAEFVMRSISTALLATAAGLGVAIPVVMANNYFTRKLKVIQANLEILSREFLASLSRKK from the coding sequence ATGACTATGTATTTAGTTGAATACGGCGAGACGTTCATCTTTATAGTGATGCTCGTAGCAAGTATCGTCGCTCTCGCAGTAGGCACCGAAAGAATTCTTATCTTTCGCAGAAGTCTTAGAAACACGGACGCAATTCTACCCATCTTAACTTCCGAAATCAGAAAGGGAGATTTCAGCGCGGTGAAAACCGTAGCTTCCGAAAATCCGGGAAACATCTACGCGAAGTTTTCCCAGTTTTCCGCGGAACAGTACGAAGTCGGTCACGACGCTCTTTCGGAATTGCAGGAAGGAAGAATCATCGGCGAACGAGTCGAACTCGAAAATCATCTTCCGATTCTGAATACTCTCGGAAACAACGCCCCGTTTATCGGTCTTTTAGGAACGGTTCTCGGTGTGATCAAAGCTTTTTACGGATTGGGAACTCTGGGAAGCACGGGAGCGGAATTTGTGATGAGAAGTATCTCCACCGCACTTCTTGCGACCGCGGCCGGTCTGGGAGTTGCGATTCCCGTGGTAATGGCGAACAACTATTTTACCCGTAAGTTGAAAGTGATTCAGGCAAATTTGGAGATTCTTTCCAGAGAGTTTCTTGCAAGTCTTTCTCGCAAGAAATAG
- a CDS encoding ExbD/TolR family protein — MAGSAPSGDGEEIGNINITPMVDVILVLLVIFMVTANFLKKESININLPKVEAADPNVAQSVQVALTKDGKILLEGADTSIEKLKAHLERDSKIRPNMRLTLSADSSLPYGKIAETMGVIRKAGVTKIALSVKR; from the coding sequence ATGGCAGGTTCTGCTCCCTCCGGCGACGGAGAAGAAATAGGCAACATCAATATCACCCCGATGGTGGACGTGATTCTGGTTCTTCTGGTGATCTTTATGGTCACCGCGAACTTTTTGAAAAAAGAATCCATCAACATCAACCTTCCGAAAGTGGAAGCCGCGGACCCGAACGTCGCGCAATCGGTTCAAGTCGCTTTGACCAAGGACGGCAAGATTCTTTTGGAAGGAGCGGATACTTCGATCGAAAAGCTGAAGGCACATCTCGAACGGGATTCCAAGATCAGACCGAACATGCGTCTGACTCTTTCGGCCGATTCTTCCCTTCCGTATGGGAAAATCGCGGAAACGATGGGAGTGATCCGCAAAGCGGGCGTCACAAAAATTGCTCTTTCGGTAAAACGTTAG
- a CDS encoding energy transducer TonB yields MVSVPEIKQKIVEFGLFRFCLIASFALHSLTIGAYFIATYIPEAEISSDDLEAQDVEVDLEDIPPELIGGTSSPAPVEKQEWVEGSNQNADDPIDEDLNPNALSGNGTDKDGFLFSYNGDKTPTPIIDFDLRDFFPPQAKSAGIVSKQVVVIVQIDEQGNLQGAKIASGKAGFGFDEAAIKIVKLARWSPGYVQGRPTKMSHRVPISFNLED; encoded by the coding sequence ATGGTAAGCGTTCCTGAAATCAAACAGAAGATCGTCGAATTCGGATTGTTCCGTTTTTGTCTGATTGCGTCCTTTGCCCTGCATTCTCTAACGATCGGAGCGTATTTCATCGCGACTTACATTCCCGAGGCGGAGATTTCTTCCGATGACTTGGAAGCTCAGGACGTGGAAGTCGATCTGGAAGACATTCCCCCCGAATTGATCGGAGGAACGTCCTCTCCCGCTCCGGTCGAAAAACAGGAATGGGTGGAAGGTTCCAACCAGAACGCGGACGATCCCATCGACGAGGATCTCAATCCGAACGCTCTTTCCGGAAACGGAACCGATAAGGACGGATTCTTATTTTCTTATAACGGGGATAAAACTCCGACTCCGATCATCGATTTTGATCTCAGAGATTTTTTCCCTCCGCAGGCGAAATCGGCCGGGATTGTTTCCAAACAAGTCGTGGTGATCGTACAAATCGACGAACAAGGAAATTTACAGGGCGCCAAGATCGCTTCCGGAAAAGCGGGATTCGGCTTCGACGAAGCGGCTATCAAGATCGTGAAACTGGCTCGTTGGAGTCCGGGATACGTTCAGGGAAGACCGACCAAGATGTCGCATCGGGTTCCGATTTCCTTCAATCTCGAAGATTGA
- a CDS encoding LIC_20196 family exoprotein: MNLKAFAWIGLLIITLPLWSVPTPPTLETQVKNSDYIALTRITNVREKKISETSISVTATVEILKPWKGAEKLPVKFEIGFMIFPELLGKWLKAAPPEGDYILFLNQKTVKDSKGIESSLIALYEPHPFAFKEYSRETEDKIRETIQAQKGE; the protein is encoded by the coding sequence ATGAATCTAAAAGCGTTTGCTTGGATCGGTTTACTTATAATCACATTGCCGCTTTGGTCGGTACCCACTCCTCCCACGCTCGAAACTCAGGTTAAGAATTCTGATTATATCGCGTTGACTCGGATCACGAACGTCCGCGAGAAAAAAATTTCCGAAACTTCGATTTCGGTGACCGCCACCGTTGAAATTTTAAAACCTTGGAAAGGCGCCGAAAAACTTCCGGTTAAATTCGAAATCGGTTTTATGATCTTCCCCGAACTTTTGGGAAAATGGCTGAAGGCCGCTCCTCCGGAAGGAGATTACATCCTATTCTTAAATCAGAAAACCGTAAAAGACAGCAAGGGCATCGAGTCCTCCTTGATCGCTCTCTACGAACCGCATCCTTTCGCGTTTAAGGAATATTCCAGAGAGACCGAGGACAAAATCCGGGAAACGATTCAGGCTCAAAAAGGGGAGTAA
- a CDS encoding C1 family peptidase, with translation MRILKYTILSSVLLFTAYSSVVAQPSVRGLGMKQESAELLSSLKETNPYGISHRGLASSVDLSSSMPPVGNQGEQGSCVAWSTAYATKSFQEYIERKSSQNWSLRTNGGTPDYSKVFSPAFIYNQINGGRDNGSLISDAMRVMVEMGAAPWETMPYNPADYRARPPQAAIEAAAKYKAKEFLRVKTTDMSEIKAQLAEGKPVVAGILVYENFFNIKGNQIYKDGLGKTYGGHAIALVGYDDSKNAVKFINSWGTDWGDQGYGYIDYRWFTRICQGAFVMIDQVEAVSDQGKPDSNTPEPTSVASDSNPVAPASITASQGSFTDKVLINWEIVPGAIGYEIHRKGPGDSGFAKIGLSGTNSFNDDGVQPNLAYRYKILTLTDSSSSDLSQGEVVGFAKTEELKPPPKVLGVKATQGQYDNKIELTWEPGDASSEYQIFKWNKTQKRYNPIGNSKINNYVDNSAARKGVVEIYVVSAKLGGKTGEPSDAASGFTAQPKTPPAKPLGLTASRGSYQNKIELKWRKVSGASKYYIFRYVKSGWIGGGAWEKISETGAEEFIDENLPARYAYYSVTAVNLEGKNGPFSSFAYGFTDPNKQRGVKLPSPENLKGVLDAKAGKISLTWDKTKDASEYYVFRKKRGDSKWTFLASAGNKNSYVADIPEKEVLFLYSVTSKTDLGGESGNSLPVSAVLSTAVTAPKKRTFGGDSTLEKFKGPWTAMAWDGSNGVSQVLLEIESSDNVNYTVKFNKKKIFEGKYVEESPIIDKDGKFKIEIEKTGDALSVTMKDPSIVNQKSNLSFLKE, from the coding sequence ATGAGAATTTTAAAATATACTATTTTATCTTCCGTTCTTTTGTTCACGGCGTATTCTTCCGTTGTCGCTCAACCTTCTGTGCGCGGTCTCGGAATGAAACAGGAATCCGCCGAACTTCTTTCTTCTTTGAAGGAAACGAATCCGTACGGAATCTCTCACAGAGGTCTTGCTTCCAGCGTAGACTTGTCCTCTTCCATGCCTCCGGTCGGAAATCAAGGCGAACAAGGTAGCTGTGTCGCTTGGTCCACGGCTTACGCGACGAAAAGTTTCCAGGAATACATCGAAAGAAAAAGTTCCCAGAATTGGTCTTTGCGGACAAACGGCGGAACTCCGGACTACAGCAAAGTTTTTTCTCCCGCGTTTATCTACAATCAGATCAACGGAGGAAGGGACAACGGATCTCTCATCTCCGACGCGATGCGCGTGATGGTGGAAATGGGCGCGGCTCCTTGGGAAACCATGCCTTACAATCCCGCCGATTATAGGGCCCGTCCCCCGCAAGCCGCCATCGAAGCCGCCGCAAAATACAAGGCGAAAGAATTCTTACGCGTGAAGACGACCGATATGAGCGAGATCAAAGCGCAATTGGCGGAAGGAAAGCCGGTGGTTGCAGGAATTTTGGTATATGAGAATTTCTTCAATATCAAAGGAAATCAAATCTACAAAGACGGACTCGGTAAAACCTACGGAGGTCATGCGATCGCTCTTGTCGGTTACGACGATTCTAAAAACGCGGTGAAGTTCATCAACTCTTGGGGAACGGATTGGGGCGATCAAGGATACGGTTATATCGATTATCGCTGGTTTACTCGAATCTGCCAAGGCGCGTTTGTGATGATCGATCAAGTCGAAGCGGTAAGCGATCAAGGCAAACCCGATTCCAATACGCCGGAACCGACGAGCGTTGCGAGCGATTCCAATCCGGTTGCACCCGCGTCGATCACCGCTTCCCAGGGAAGTTTTACCGATAAGGTTTTGATCAACTGGGAAATCGTTCCCGGCGCGATCGGTTATGAGATTCACAGAAAGGGTCCGGGAGATTCGGGTTTTGCAAAGATCGGTTTGTCCGGAACGAACAGCTTCAATGACGACGGAGTTCAACCGAATCTCGCGTATCGATATAAGATTCTTACGCTGACGGATTCTTCCTCTTCCGATTTGTCTCAAGGAGAAGTGGTAGGTTTCGCGAAAACGGAAGAATTAAAACCTCCTCCGAAAGTTCTCGGAGTGAAAGCGACGCAAGGACAATACGATAATAAGATCGAACTTACCTGGGAACCGGGCGACGCTTCTTCCGAATATCAGATTTTTAAATGGAATAAAACTCAGAAACGGTATAACCCGATCGGAAATTCCAAGATCAACAATTACGTGGATAATTCCGCCGCGCGAAAAGGTGTCGTCGAAATCTACGTCGTTTCCGCAAAACTCGGCGGCAAAACGGGAGAACCTTCGGACGCTGCGAGCGGATTTACCGCGCAACCGAAAACTCCTCCCGCAAAACCTCTGGGGTTGACCGCGAGTCGAGGTTCGTATCAGAATAAGATCGAGTTGAAATGGCGAAAGGTTTCCGGGGCTTCGAAGTATTACATCTTTCGATACGTGAAGTCCGGTTGGATCGGAGGCGGCGCTTGGGAAAAAATTTCCGAAACCGGAGCGGAAGAATTCATCGATGAGAATCTTCCCGCACGGTACGCGTATTACTCCGTAACCGCGGTGAACTTGGAAGGAAAGAACGGCCCGTTCTCCAGTTTCGCATATGGATTCACGGATCCGAACAAACAAAGAGGAGTAAAACTACCTTCTCCGGAAAACCTCAAAGGGGTTCTGGACGCAAAGGCAGGGAAGATCAGCCTCACTTGGGATAAAACCAAGGACGCATCCGAATATTATGTTTTTCGCAAGAAGCGAGGGGATTCCAAATGGACCTTTTTGGCTTCTGCGGGAAATAAGAATTCGTATGTAGCCGACATTCCCGAAAAAGAAGTTCTCTTTTTGTATTCCGTTACTTCCAAGACCGATCTCGGCGGAGAAAGCGGGAACTCGTTGCCGGTTTCCGCCGTACTTTCTACCGCCGTGACCGCTCCTAAGAAAAGAACCTTCGGCGGAGATTCCACACTGGAAAAGTTCAAAGGACCTTGGACGGCGATGGCGTGGGACGGAAGCAACGGCGTGAGTCAGGTTCTTCTGGAGATCGAAAGCTCGGATAACGTCAATTATACGGTTAAGTTCAACAAGAAGAAGATCTTCGAAGGAAAATACGTGGAGGAATCCCCGATCATCGATAAGGACGGAAAGTTCAAGATCGAAATCGAAAAAACCGGAGACGCACTTTCCGTTACGATGAAGGATCCGAGCATCGTAAATCAAAAATCGAATCTTTCATTCTTGAAAGAATGA
- a CDS encoding EAL domain-containing protein: MTTSKSPKIRSFDEGEIEQFKNVFINENRGKPIVLLRFQDIKSLSFLDFLQLVPTKISELHPGAENHYSYYCYGDKKNLLIGVAPIHTTGSNGFLNFDSVLGRFREVSIKSGSMNFDFGIARTQCNYISYVDEIFHELEVSSLKNLKDNLIRWSWTYLNRVNDYFAGEKADAVIQPIIHYNHKTHMYSMKGGEVFVGGEAYAGYADLIRDIPHDQDLNRIELLILEKLTMCCNGAPGLLKFNISPQTLIDTFDTDEKVTRFHNLLLNQNLNPALVRMELIEKPYEEENITLKSVCKRFWNFGISFAADDFGVKSQSHQIVLDLGEMIKEFKLDPISFKFKADQDLTKFLDNLAFIDYCRRLSDNREAIITAEALEDIDSLNFLITHQVYYFQANLFCTKISIEEYKEIFKDMQNLPEAVVNKILNSEELLLKLKEKGNIFKLAKELELMP; this comes from the coding sequence ATGACAACTTCTAAAAGTCCGAAGATCCGCTCCTTTGACGAGGGGGAGATCGAACAATTTAAAAACGTATTCATCAATGAAAACCGCGGGAAACCCATCGTTCTTCTCCGGTTTCAAGATATAAAGTCCTTATCCTTTCTCGATTTTCTTCAACTAGTTCCCACCAAAATCTCCGAGTTGCATCCGGGCGCGGAAAATCATTATTCCTATTATTGTTACGGGGATAAGAAGAATCTACTGATCGGAGTGGCTCCGATTCATACGACGGGCTCCAACGGGTTTTTAAACTTCGATTCGGTGCTCGGGCGTTTCCGCGAGGTTTCGATCAAAAGCGGATCGATGAACTTCGATTTCGGGATCGCAAGAACGCAGTGCAATTATATCTCCTACGTGGACGAGATCTTTCACGAACTGGAAGTTTCTTCTCTCAAGAATTTAAAAGACAATCTCATTCGTTGGAGTTGGACCTATCTCAACCGGGTCAACGATTACTTTGCCGGTGAAAAAGCGGACGCGGTCATTCAGCCGATCATCCACTACAATCACAAGACGCACATGTATTCCATGAAGGGCGGAGAAGTATTCGTGGGCGGAGAAGCTTACGCGGGTTATGCGGACCTGATCCGCGATATTCCTCACGATCAGGATTTGAACCGGATCGAACTTTTGATTTTGGAAAAGCTGACCATGTGCTGCAACGGAGCGCCCGGTCTTCTGAAGTTCAACATTTCTCCTCAGACTTTGATCGATACATTCGATACGGACGAAAAGGTCACGCGCTTTCACAACCTTCTTCTCAATCAAAACTTGAATCCGGCTCTCGTGAGAATGGAACTGATCGAAAAGCCGTATGAAGAAGAAAATATCACTCTGAAAAGCGTCTGCAAGCGGTTCTGGAATTTCGGAATCAGTTTTGCGGCGGACGATTTCGGAGTCAAAAGTCAGAGCCACCAGATCGTTTTGGATTTGGGGGAAATGATCAAGGAATTCAAACTCGATCCGATCAGTTTCAAGTTCAAAGCCGATCAGGATCTTACTAAATTCTTGGACAACCTTGCGTTTATCGATTATTGCAGAAGACTTTCGGACAACCGGGAAGCGATCATCACGGCGGAGGCCCTCGAAGATATCGATTCGCTCAACTTTCTCATCACGCACCAAGTATATTACTTTCAAGCCAATCTTTTCTGTACGAAAATTTCCATCGAAGAATATAAGGAAATCTTTAAGGACATGCAGAATCTTCCCGAAGCGGTCGTGAACAAGATTTTGAATTCAGAAGAACTGCTTCTAAAATTAAAGGAAAAAGGAAACATCTTCAAGCTCGCCAAAGAACTCGAACTCATGCCTTAA
- a CDS encoding UTP--glucose-1-phosphate uridylyltransferase, which yields MDSMKTKSEELIRNKMSSEGMSQTFIQDFLKKTDQVRNGETGMVRWEEVGDLDPAKDEITLEQIETEHSPDPEILKNLVVIKLNGGLGTSMGLSGPKSLIPLKDGMSFLEIFAKQSQVIQSKYNVSVPLILMDSFNTQKESQAELKRIGFSQKFATSFLQHKVPRILKEDLTPIRCQNPDDEWCPPGHGDIWISLLETGLLDTLIENGYKIAFVSNGDNLGATVHPGILSYMLKEKLEFCMEMTPKTLADKKGGAIYRRIVNGKPENYQLLETAQVPANHMHEFEGLGKFRTFSTNNLWIDLVALKERILQGNFELSLIVNPKTVEGKEVLQLETAMGSAIRNFNRVKGIIIPRDRFAPVKKCEDYLVRRSDAYHLRDDYSITMSEERKKSALGEVLISLDDKFYKKIQDFNRLFPEIPSLVRCTSLQVKGEVLFDRKITIVGDVTIENNGSSPRKISELNSGILESGKYSF from the coding sequence ATGGATTCGATGAAAACGAAATCGGAGGAATTGATCCGAAATAAAATGTCTTCCGAAGGGATGTCGCAGACCTTCATTCAGGACTTTTTAAAAAAGACGGACCAGGTTCGAAACGGGGAAACCGGCATGGTTCGTTGGGAAGAAGTAGGCGATCTGGACCCCGCAAAGGACGAAATCACCCTCGAACAAATCGAAACGGAACATTCTCCCGATCCGGAAATTCTCAAGAACTTGGTCGTCATCAAATTGAACGGTGGACTCGGAACGTCGATGGGGCTTTCCGGTCCCAAATCCCTCATTCCTCTCAAAGACGGAATGTCGTTTCTGGAAATTTTCGCGAAACAATCGCAGGTCATTCAAAGCAAGTATAACGTGTCCGTCCCGTTGATCCTGATGGACAGCTTCAACACGCAAAAGGAAAGTCAGGCGGAACTGAAACGGATCGGATTCTCGCAAAAATTCGCGACTTCCTTTCTGCAACACAAGGTCCCGCGGATTCTGAAAGAGGACTTAACACCGATTCGGTGCCAAAACCCCGATGACGAATGGTGCCCTCCCGGCCACGGAGACATTTGGATTTCCCTTTTGGAAACGGGACTGCTTGATACCCTGATAGAAAACGGCTACAAAATCGCATTCGTATCCAACGGGGATAACTTAGGTGCTACGGTTCATCCCGGAATTCTTTCCTATATGTTAAAGGAAAAGCTGGAATTCTGCATGGAGATGACTCCGAAAACTCTCGCGGACAAAAAGGGCGGGGCGATCTATCGAAGAATCGTAAACGGAAAACCGGAAAACTATCAGTTGCTCGAAACGGCTCAGGTTCCTGCAAATCACATGCACGAATTCGAAGGGCTCGGCAAATTCAGAACCTTTTCGACGAACAATCTTTGGATCGATCTTGTCGCTCTGAAAGAAAGAATTCTTCAGGGAAACTTCGAACTTTCTTTGATCGTAAATCCGAAAACCGTGGAGGGAAAAGAAGTTCTGCAACTCGAAACGGCGATGGGTTCCGCAATCCGCAATTTCAATCGCGTAAAAGGAATCATCATTCCGCGGGATCGATTCGCTCCGGTGAAAAAGTGCGAAGACTATTTGGTCCGCAGATCGGACGCATATCATTTGCGCGACGATTATTCCATCACCATGTCGGAAGAGAGAAAAAAATCGGCATTAGGCGAAGTTTTGATTTCATTGGATGACAAATTTTATAAGAAGATTCAGGATTTTAACCGTCTCTTTCCGGAAATTCCTTCTTTAGTGCGCTGCACTTCGCTTCAAGTCAAAGGAGAAGTGCTGTTTGATCGAAAAATCACGATTGTGGGTGACGTAACGATTGAGAATAACGGCTCCTCGCCTCGTAAGATCTCGGAATTGAATTCAGGAATCTTAGAGTCCGGAAAATATTCCTTTTAG